The following are encoded in a window of Maylandia zebra isolate NMK-2024a linkage group LG5, Mzebra_GT3a, whole genome shotgun sequence genomic DNA:
- the LOC101483167 gene encoding protein phosphatase 1 regulatory subunit 12B isoform X1, which yields MSSLPSHNKDPSRIRKQFSDSCPVSSVATTKSLRHERLSRLGSSGSSDVSNDTSTNHAESYFLQRENRLSARKKAQEETANNDYKKMYEKALATNQRLKSRLETSKQELTMMQDQLERAQKGRQDDCGANVLEAEKKESWSLKKRISDMEEQLKIKAELKMENQRLKDENGALIRVITKLSK from the exons ATGTCATCTCTACCCTCTCACAACAAAGATCCGTCACGCATCAGAAAGCAGTTCTCTGACTCTTGTCCAGTTTCTTCTGTTGCCACTACTAAGAGCCTGCGG CATGAGAGGCTCTCTAG ATTGGGATCATCTGGATCATCTGATGTCTCCAATGACACATCAACAAACCATGCTGAGTCCTACTTTTTACAAAGAGAGAACAGACTATCTGCAAGGAAAAAGGCACAAGAAGAGACAGCAAATAATGATTATAAAAAG ATGTATGAAAAGGCACTGGCAACAAATCAAAGGCTCAAGTCCCGACTGGAAACAAGTAAACAGGAACTCACCATGATGCAAGACCAGCTGGAGAGAGCACAG AAGGGGAGACAGGATGACTGTGGGGCCAATGTgctagaagcagaaaaaaag GAAAGCTGGAGCCTTAAAAAGAGGATATCAGATATGGAAGAACAACTGAAG ATTAAAGCAGAGCTTAAGATGGAAAACCAGAGACTAAAGGATGAGAATGGGGCTTTAATCCGTGTCATCACCAAACTCTCCAAGTGA
- the LOC101483167 gene encoding protein phosphatase 1 regulatory subunit 12B isoform X4: MSSLPSHNKDPSRIRKQFSDSCPVSSVATTKSLRHERLSRLGSSGSSDVSNDTSTNHAESYFLQRENRLSARKKAQEETANNDYKKMYEKALATNQRLKSRLETSKQELTMMQDQLERAQGRQDDCGANVLEAEKKIKAELKMENQRLKDENGALIRVITKLSK, translated from the exons ATGTCATCTCTACCCTCTCACAACAAAGATCCGTCACGCATCAGAAAGCAGTTCTCTGACTCTTGTCCAGTTTCTTCTGTTGCCACTACTAAGAGCCTGCGG CATGAGAGGCTCTCTAG ATTGGGATCATCTGGATCATCTGATGTCTCCAATGACACATCAACAAACCATGCTGAGTCCTACTTTTTACAAAGAGAGAACAGACTATCTGCAAGGAAAAAGGCACAAGAAGAGACAGCAAATAATGATTATAAAAAG ATGTATGAAAAGGCACTGGCAACAAATCAAAGGCTCAAGTCCCGACTGGAAACAAGTAAACAGGAACTCACCATGATGCAAGACCAGCTGGAGAGAGCACAG GGGAGACAGGATGACTGTGGGGCCAATGTgctagaagcagaaaaaaag ATTAAAGCAGAGCTTAAGATGGAAAACCAGAGACTAAAGGATGAGAATGGGGCTTTAATCCGTGTCATCACCAAACTCTCCAAGTGA
- the LOC101483167 gene encoding protein phosphatase 1 regulatory subunit 12B isoform X2, with protein sequence MSSLPSHNKDPSRIRKQFSDSCPVSSVATTKSLRHERLSRLGSSGSSDVSNDTSTNHAESYFLQRENRLSARKKAQEETANNDYKKMYEKALATNQRLKSRLETSKQELTMMQDQLERAQGRQDDCGANVLEAEKKESWSLKKRISDMEEQLKIKAELKMENQRLKDENGALIRVITKLSK encoded by the exons ATGTCATCTCTACCCTCTCACAACAAAGATCCGTCACGCATCAGAAAGCAGTTCTCTGACTCTTGTCCAGTTTCTTCTGTTGCCACTACTAAGAGCCTGCGG CATGAGAGGCTCTCTAG ATTGGGATCATCTGGATCATCTGATGTCTCCAATGACACATCAACAAACCATGCTGAGTCCTACTTTTTACAAAGAGAGAACAGACTATCTGCAAGGAAAAAGGCACAAGAAGAGACAGCAAATAATGATTATAAAAAG ATGTATGAAAAGGCACTGGCAACAAATCAAAGGCTCAAGTCCCGACTGGAAACAAGTAAACAGGAACTCACCATGATGCAAGACCAGCTGGAGAGAGCACAG GGGAGACAGGATGACTGTGGGGCCAATGTgctagaagcagaaaaaaag GAAAGCTGGAGCCTTAAAAAGAGGATATCAGATATGGAAGAACAACTGAAG ATTAAAGCAGAGCTTAAGATGGAAAACCAGAGACTAAAGGATGAGAATGGGGCTTTAATCCGTGTCATCACCAAACTCTCCAAGTGA
- the LOC101483167 gene encoding protein phosphatase 1 regulatory subunit 12B isoform X3, whose protein sequence is MSSLPSHNKDPSRIRKQFSDSCPVSSVATTKSLRHERLSRLGSSGSSDVSNDTSTNHAESYFLQRENRLSARKKAQEETANNDYKKMYEKALATNQRLKSRLETSKQELTMMQDQLERAQKGRQDDCGANVLEAEKKIKAELKMENQRLKDENGALIRVITKLSK, encoded by the exons ATGTCATCTCTACCCTCTCACAACAAAGATCCGTCACGCATCAGAAAGCAGTTCTCTGACTCTTGTCCAGTTTCTTCTGTTGCCACTACTAAGAGCCTGCGG CATGAGAGGCTCTCTAG ATTGGGATCATCTGGATCATCTGATGTCTCCAATGACACATCAACAAACCATGCTGAGTCCTACTTTTTACAAAGAGAGAACAGACTATCTGCAAGGAAAAAGGCACAAGAAGAGACAGCAAATAATGATTATAAAAAG ATGTATGAAAAGGCACTGGCAACAAATCAAAGGCTCAAGTCCCGACTGGAAACAAGTAAACAGGAACTCACCATGATGCAAGACCAGCTGGAGAGAGCACAG AAGGGGAGACAGGATGACTGTGGGGCCAATGTgctagaagcagaaaaaaag ATTAAAGCAGAGCTTAAGATGGAAAACCAGAGACTAAAGGATGAGAATGGGGCTTTAATCCGTGTCATCACCAAACTCTCCAAGTGA